The DNA segment TGCAGTTAAACACAAACAAGAGCCCCATCCCCCACCTTCCCGCTGGCTGCTTTGAGGTATGAGAGCCAGTCGGGTCTCTGGTTGCCAGAATCCTTACAACTCTACCTGCAAAAACCCTGCACCTTCCTCAGCTCCCTTATCCATGGatcctcccccatcccacccacctccccacccgcCACAGCCCAGAGATAATGCAGTCGGTTATTCACCCTTTGTCCTTGGTTCCACACTTCCATGCTATCACTTCTCTTAGGGCTTGAACTTCCCACAGCCTAAGATGTGGCTCTCCTCCCTTCAAGCCTGTTTCCATCCTTCCTCAGTCTTCCTACCTTCCTCATCCCATTTTCTTCCAACCAGAGCCACTGTCCAGGGACCAAATGCCCCACATCCACGGTGATCTGGTCTCCCCACTCCTTTCCTTAGAAAActccttccccagagcccccGGGCCCCTCCAAAGTctcccatttccccttcctctcccaaaATGAAACTGACTCATCCCCTCAAGAGAGTGGAGGGATGTGAGGATAAACCAAAGAACACGGAGCCTTCCTCCGTGCCTGCATGAAAAGACGAACCAGGTCACTAAGAACAGACACATCTGAGGGTTCTAAAACCCACAGGCCCTACCTCCCAAAACCTAGACACTGGCAGCTAAGGTCTGACCAGAGATGACCCAGGACGTGACGTCTGTGTGAGGCAACGACCCCCCCTCCCATCAAATGGGGCTTAAAGTGACTGCATGTGTCATGGCTATCAGACGGGGTAAGCTATATGATTCCGGCCAATTTTTACAATAACAGCCTCTGCTGAAATAGACAGTGCTTTATTGTTTACACGTTCTCTCATTTAACCCTTGCAGCAACCCTGAGGTAGGTGTTATCATCCCCGCTTTACAAAGGAGTGAACCGTTGTCCTAGGTTAGATGACTTGCCGAAGATCATACACTTATTAGTGGTAAAACCACTGATCATCCAGAACCAAGGGGACTCTCGAGTAATTCACAGGCTGCTGCCAAGGAAAGTGGAGCTGAAAAGGTCAACTGGGAAAGGCTGGACCACTCACGGAGCTCAAGGGGGTCCCTGACCAGGGATGAATGAGGCACATACACGGGCCAAGACTGGAACTGAGCAGAAGCCCAGAACATCTGGGAGTCGTGAAGCAGGAAGGCGTCTTTAAGTTTGGTGCAAATTGACAGTGCCTTCAAATATGTGCAGAGCCCACCTTCTAGGGAGTGGAGACACAAGAGGGTGTCCTGCGGCTGCCTATCCAGGGGCTGGCCACAGGGCAGGTGTGGTGGGGCAGGAAGAACTGCCACTCAGTGGCACCACCTCAGCCTGGCCAACACCTGGTGACCTTGGAGCAGTGGTCCTTTAACTCCATTAAGGCTTGAGAATCTGATGGGAGCCAcaaaccctccccccacccccagaaaaatacagacacacaTGTACAGAAGGCATTTTGCATATGGTTTCAAGGAGTCCGTGGACCCCAGGTGAACTCCGGCTTTAGAGCAAGGGTGTCAACCTGAGTAAAGTCACTGACACAAACCTGTCTTTGTGTAGCTTGTATTCCCTATGACTGTTCCCCTTCTGTCATCCCCTGATAGTGACAATAAATTTCACGACATTCTAAATAGGAGCCAAGGGAAGGGGTCCAGCCAGAGGAAGAGAGCTGTGCATGGCAGTGGTGGCAGCCAGGAGgcaaaaacaaagagaaggatGGGGCCACACGTATCACGTCCTTTCCCACCTTCCCAGAAGGTCACTTCAGGAGTTTTTCTCTACTCAACAGAATGGTTGTGGGAGGTGATGGACACAGGGCAgtggtttgtttccttttagaaagGAGAGCCGTTCCTTCACTGGCTACAGGGTATCGAGTTCTGCAGGTGGTGCCCGCATTCCCACCTGCCCCTGTCAGCCCCCCGGGAACACGCCCGAGCAGGGGCCCGGTCACCCGTGCACTTGTGGCCAGGTCTCCTATGAACACCCATGTATTTACACATGCTTTTTCACAGAAGAAGGGGGACTGGTTTGGGAGTAGAGCTCAGGGGAGTAGATCAGAGAGATTCCATGTTGCAGTTTGGGGATCATGCGCTCCCCACAAAGAATCAGATAAACTGGGAGAAACAGCAAAGGACTCAGCACACATTAGCCCTCAGCCCCTTCCACAGCTCCTCCTTCTGGCCAGGGCCCAACCAGAAGGCAAAGTCATAGCGAtgtcctgggccccagccccaaaCTAGTGGGCCCAAGAGAGTGGGCTGAAGGGGTCATGGGGGATTAGAGGACAAGGGTGGGAAAGGTCCCAATTACTGTAAGAGCAGTTCTGATCTCCCATGGGAGTCAGCCAAAGGCCTGGCCCTGAGCCCGTCcgggcccagagagggcagacCTCAGTGAAGTTCACGTGACCACTCAAGGGCCAAGGCGAACTCAGACACCATGTTGTCCATGCCCAGTGACCCCCAGAGTCCCAGCAGTCACTCCATTCTAGTGGTCACTCACGCACTAGTGGTCACCTGCCCGGCCCTAGATGGACGTTTCATCACATGCGGCTAGAGGAGCCCCAGTGAGCCGAATGTGGGCTGGGCTTGGGCAAGGATCAAGCAGGAAGGGTGGAGGGAAGCCACCAAAGCCACTGCCCCTCTTGGCCAGGGCCAGGGGCAGACGCTCATCttcaggagaaggggagggagggtccTGGCTGTAGCTGGTGGTCCCAGAGGGCGGGACCCCCAGGTCCAAGCCCACCTTGTCTCTAGCCAGAAGCTCCCTCTGTCTCTGGCGCTGCTGACGCCGACCGATCAGGAGGAGGGTCAGCGATGCTACGAGAGCCCCCAGGAAGAAGCCGGCCAGTCCCGCCCCCACTGTGTGAGCCTGGCTCGGGGGGCCCTGCCGGCTGTCCCACACCAAGCTGTAGGCGGCTACCACCCGGGCTGCCCCCCCCTCCTGACATTCACAGGCATAAGCGCCCATGGCCCCTGGGGATATCACCACCTCTAGCCCATCCCGCCGGGGGGTGAGTGCAGTCACTCCGCTGGGCTGGTGCCACACGCAGGATGCCCAGGCTGAGCCTGGGGAACATGGCAGGACGACATGAGCAGCGGTAGccacaggaacttcaaacaccaCTGGGTGCTCTGCAGAGACGGCAAAGGCACAAAAGGTGGTGGGGATACAGGCTAGGGGTGTGATGGAGAGAAATGTGGGGCGATATCGGATACGAGAAGGGGCCATGGTGGACAAAGGTAAAAAGGGGATTCCTCAAGAGGGCAAGGCTCTGGGTCACTGGCTGCCATATCTTCCAGGATCCAGGTTTTAACGTAGGTCCAAAGAGGGCAACTCTATGCCCTTTCCATCCACTCCACCCACGTTTCCCTAAACCATACGCACCTCCGGGCTCTTTAGGACACAAAGAAGAGACATCCGCTGACTCTATGTCTTGGACCAGCCTATAAAGAAGAGAATGCTTGATCAATCCAGTGTCGGCATCCCCTTCCACCCTCCTCAGCACCAGTGAACGTTCACTCATCCGGTACAGTCCCCATCATCTCATAAATCACTTTAAGAATTATCTGTCGACATTCTCTTCATCACTAAATTTTTCCCCAGTACCTCTTACACTCATGACACTTGCCACGTCAAATTCTACAGATACTTCTAGGAGACTACAGAGAATTAAATTTGCTTGAGGCCTATCAGGAAGAAGTCTGGTGGGGgtgatttaaaagaaacacagGGACTTTCCAAGAAATGTTAACTGGCTGTCCACAACCACAAGATCTCTCTGGAAATCTTCTCTGTTAAAAGATTTCTCtattaagagaaagagaaaatttcttttctataaaagcTAATCAAAATTCTGAGAGGGTCAGTAAGATGACTTTTTGTTTCAGAAAAGTAGTTCAGCTCAGGACGCATCCGTGGTTGTCACTAGCTCTCAGCTGGTACTGAACACAGGGGGAATGAATCATCCACAGAATGTGTGAAAATGTAAAGACTGGACCCTGAGGAAGGAGCTGGattcatatataaaacagaaacagactcacagatatagaaaacacacttatggttaccaggggggaaggaggtgggaagggatgaactgggagttcgagatttgcagatactgacaggtatatataaaatagataaacaagtgcatactgtatagcacagggaaatatattcaatatcttgcagtagcttacggtgaaaaagaatatggaaacgaatatatgtatatttatgtacaaCTGAAgaattgggctgtacaccagaaattgacacaacattgtaaactgactatacttcaataaaaaattaaaaattaaaaaaaaagctggatGGAAAAGGAACCAGTAAGGGAGACAGACTGGTGAGGTAGGGAGGAAAATCAGGAGAACGCAGAGTCCTCGGAGGCAAGAGGATCACGTATttcaaggagggaaggagggatttGTCAGCTGTGAAAATGCCTCTAAGAGCTCTTGTAAAATGAAAACGAAGTGAATGACCATGTGGAAATCAATCACACAGCCAGGGCAGGTCCAGCAGAGAGGTGGGGACACTGATGAGACAGCaccagatggacagacagataaGTTAGCACAGACTGACAGATGGATACACAAGAGACCCTAAGAAACACACAAACAGAGACAGGGCAGCATTAACAGATGAGAAACACAGACAGACGTGGGTGGGCCGGAGCCCCGGGACATCAGGCGAGTGAGCAGCGCAGCCACTCACCCTCCACGCTCCCCGGCATGGGCCACACACGCATCCAGCCGGAAGCTCCAGGCGCAGACAGGGTCCTGGGCCAGGATGCACTCCGAGCAGCTCTGGAGACGGCCGCAGTCGGTTGTGTTCACTTGCGTCACCTCAGTTCGGGAGCCAATCAGGAGCCAGTTCTatggaaagggagtggggaagaagGACGCACTGGGTCTCCCAGACCTCAGGGTCACAGACTGGCCCTGGACTCGGCCGTCTCCCCAGCAGATTTGCTGAAAGCTACAACTCACTTGATACAATTTCATACTGTCAACTGGCTGCGGCTCTGGGAATAGGGCCAGATCCTCGAGGACGCTGAGCTGGGCCCCGATCTGCACTGCTCGGTGGAGGTGTCCATCCCCTAGGAAGCAGGCAAGGGGCAAGACGTGGTAATGCAAGCATCCCTGTGCCTGTGACTCTGACACCTGTATGTATGGGGCCCCCGTGACAAGAGCCTGTGTGCACTGGATGGGCAGCTTGCTTGGCCATGACACATACCTGTCCCCAGGTAGAGCACATCGTACTCTTTCCCTGAGAGGCTGGGCACCCTGTGGGCCACGAGCCTGAGATAGGCCGTATCTGTAGTGACTAGAAGGGAGCGGCCATCCGCTGGAAACACTGGCTTGTCCATGAGTGGGTGGTCCCGGATGAAGGTGAGCACGCGGTCAGGCAGGAAGAGCGAGGAGCTGAACTGCTGGAGCTTCATGTTGTTGGTGATGCACTAGGGGGAAAACAGGGTGCACAGCCAGGCTTCCCAGGGGCCGGGAAGTGTCTGTGATGCTTAGATGGGCCTGGTCCTAAAGGGGCAATTCAGGCACCGCGTGGGATAAGGaactgtcccctgccccctcacctcccCGGGTCTGGGCTGGGGCACGTCATTGTCCATGACGGGCAGTCCCCTGTTGCAGTCATGTCTCAGCTCTCTGAAGGAACCATTCAGCACCGTCCGAATGTCTTGTGGGCGGAAGGCACACACAGCAGACATGGCAGCCCCTTCCCTAGAAGAGGCAGCCACATGTTCGAGCCAGATATTTGGAGGAAATTAGGGGAGGCAACTCACCCCGACAAATGCGATGCCCCACGAGAGATGCTCCAGGGCACGGGGAAGCACCCCCCACTCCGGAGGACAGAGCTTTGCCCCCACCGAGCCCAGGTGTCGCCCACCCTGTAACTCTCCACAGCAGGACCCCTCACCACTGGGAGGAAAAGATGCCGTAAAAGATGGGGGTCCCTCCTCCGTGCACAGGTCGAAGAATGGCCATGTCCTGCAGGACGCTGGCGGCCTGGCCATGCTCAGGCCCTGGACACAGCAGGTCGGCCTTCAGAAAAGTCGTCCACTTCTGCTGGAGAGTCTTCCGGCCCCCAAGATCCCCCTGGAGTAACAAGCACATGGGAGTTCTCTTTAGAAGACCAACACTGGAGGAGGACTGCGGAGACCAACACACGTTCCCCCAGACAGacaaagagggagacagacacacaggacaTCTGTCTATGCATGCAGggcagagacacagacagagtaACTGAGGAGGACAGGGCGACAACAATGATGGTGACTAAGTTCACTGTGCACTTATGAATTACTGTACCTCGTGCTTTACATAATTTACCTCATTTAGTCCTCAAAACAGCCCTCAGAGCTAGGCGTCATTAACACCCTCGTCTGTAAGGATGCTGCCCAGTCACAGAGGCAGTCAGCAGTGCGGCACGGACCTGAACCCACGTCTGTCTGTCTACAGTTCCTGCCTTTAACCTCTGCACTACCTCCTGGGGACAGTGTCACAAGGGTAATTACGGGGGTAAAAGAGGCCAGAGTCCTTCCCCACATTCCTCAGGCTCCCAGAAAAGTAGCCAAGGCCCAGCAAAAAGGGAGACAGGGGACAGATGCAaagacagagacccagagagggaaagacaggACAACAGGCAGCAGAGCAAACAGGACAGACAGCTGGGGTCAGAGCCTCACCGCGCACACACGGGCCACCCTCGGGACCTTAAAGTGCTCGTATGAGTCAAACGCTCGGGAAATCTCCGTAAAGAAGAAGTAGATTTCATCGTCTCCGTCTTCATCCCCCCACTCGGCTGGGCTCAAGGCCACGGCTGCAGcaaaggctggggctggggagaccAGTGGCCTCAGATTCCACAGACACAGCCTGGGGCCACCCAGCCGCCACCCACTGTGTCCCCAGATAGCCAgcactccctcctctccccaccgtTAAGCCAGGATGGCAAGGTCTCTGTGCGAATCCAGTCCTCAGCACGACCCACAGCCCGGGAGATGATCGACTGGGTCCCCAAGTAGTTTTTCACAGTGGCCGTGTAGAGGACGCCCCCTGCAAGGGCGACAGGATGGAGAGGGACTGTCAGAGACTCACTGAGGAAGCAGAAGGGGTCGCAGGCCGAGCAGGGAGCACAGCGGGGGTAAGAAATCGCAGGCAATGCTAAGCATGACGGCCACTCCCTCCCTTAAACAAAGGGCTACAGGGCAGTAAAGGGAACCAGGAACCAGTCCCTGTGGAAACTGagagattttttgttgttggtctgtttcttgttatttttaaggCCTTCTCTATCCTGTAATATGCTAATTACACGGTAATTTTTCAGGAAGGGTTTGCTCTGCGGCACGTTCCCATCTCACTGGAGTTCTCCCGCTGTGTAAACTTCTGAGGGTCAGTGGGTGTGTGCGGCCGTGGAACAAGTCACAGCTTTAGGGTATGTTAGCATCACTTCAGGAACTGATccaaatgcagattcctgggccctgggcccagcaATGCTCACTCAGTAGGGTTGGGGGTGTGGCCCAAGAGCTACATTTCAAACAAGCAGTTGGAATTACCCTGACATGGGTGGTTCAAGAGCTCACTTTGAGAAATACCAACCTAAAGGATCACTGCATGTCCCGCTGCCAGCCGCGGGAAGCAACGAGGATCAGATCCTCTCCTGGTTCAGCTGGGGGACAGAAGTGCTCTAGGGAAGGCAGGGATTGGAGAAGATAGGGGATCACAGGCACTCTGGGAAGGAAGGGCAGCTGCAGCTCTGTGGGCTGAATGCCAGAGGACCAGAGCCACTCTGAGTAACAAGGCCAAGGGCTCGGATGTGAGTGGAGAAAGTCACGCAGGGGCAATAAAAGGTCACAGATCCCCTGGTGGAGTTCTGAGTATCACAGGGACTCTGGAGAGAACAGAGAAGCATTCCTTCATCACCCGTTACATAAAAGGCACTTGCTGGGTGCTAAGCATgtcactgccccccccccccaagaattCCCACTGGAGTCTGGAAGACAAACTGGAATCAGACACCAGGTGGCATGGACTCAGATGTGTGCAGGAGCACAGAGCACCCAGGCACATCTCACTGGGGGAGCAGCATCTCAGAGATAACGTCTGAGCTGGGTCTGAAGAATGAGCGATATGCCGGGCAGGACTTCAGAAGAGGGGAGCCGTGTTCAGGGATGTGGGGACCCCCCATGGCTGAAGCTCTGGCAGGGCTCAGGGGCTGCAGGGCAAGCGAGCAGAGATGAGCCGGAGGGGCAGAGACAGGCACCCCACAGTGATGAGCCTGCTCTGCCAGGGAAATGTGCACTGTAGCCTAAAGGTGAGAATCAAATGGAGATTTTTCTTGAGGAGGAGTGACGCTAATAGTTTTGGTTTTTAAGAAGACAGTGCTAGTTACAAGGCCCTTCACACAGTCCAGGCAAGAACGGAGGGCCTGAACTAAGGCactggcagagagagaaagggggatggATTGGGGGGCTATTTCAGAGGCAGAGCCCATTAACAAGATTTGAAAATCGACTGAGTATGAGATGTGAAAGAATGGAGTAAAATAACGCCTATAAGGTTTCCATTTAGAAGATGGATGACAGTAGATGGTGATGCTATGAACCACGTGAAGAAATGGTAAAAGGCTCAGAAAGGAGGTGGCTGGAGAGAGGTGAGTTCAGTTGTTGGACACACTAAGGGTGAAGCACCTTCAGGACACCTGGTTGGAGATACTGGAAGGCAATCAAACAGAAAGGTGTGGGCAACACAGGCAGCAGGGCCAGAGTCAGGCAGCTTGGTAGTCCTGACGGCCAGGGAGAAAGGAAATCGAGAAGAGAGCCCTGAGGCACCACCATTTGAAGGCAACTCAGAGAAGATCGAgccagagaggctggaggagccTTTCCTTGCTTGGGAACCCCAGCAGGACCCTGAGGGCACGTGCGCTGAAGCAGCAGTGAGCAGGGCCTCTGTGGGGGGGCCCGGGGTCACAGAAGCTTGAGTGGCGCTGCATGTCTCAGGCATTGAAAAGATAACCACTGATACTTTGAAAACACTTTAATGCAGAGCAAAAAGGGCCAGGAGACCTCTGAGGGCAACAGGGAAAGATTAGAACCCTTCCTTACAGGGTAGGGAGGAGAGACTTGGGTTTGTGAAAAGAATCCAAGCACTTTGGGGCCAGGAAGGCTTGGGTCTGCACACTTACTACTAGTAAGATCTTAGGCAAGTTAACTTTCCTAAGCCCTGAGTTCCTCAAATGCAGACTGAGGAGCCCACCACCTTCCACTCAGAGGGGAGCTAAGGAGGCCAccccaggcagggcctggcacatggctGCCATTCAATACATGTTAGTTGCAGCTCCTTATGAACCATACGGGGCCATAGGCTTGATCTGCTGCCATAGGTGGGGAGGGGGtaaggtgggaagccccatggaaaagactggcaggacccccaggcagggccactacctCCTGCCAGGACCATCCgattccctggcccagaggctctatctcactttttgcctctgaggcagcttacttctaggaaactGGAACTTACCCCTAGAATTCTACTGGTttcctgagctcactcctgattggtccatttgaagtacttcatttgcatggagctcactcctgattggttatttctttccctcctgattggtccatttctacaaagcttgttcctaattagttaacttgttataccttatttgcatatggtgttgcaaagtgtaaaactggcagcctataaaggcctctGTAAGCCTACaaatggggtccagagcttggagtgttaactccctTGGGTccactggcataataaacctgaattctccaactctccgagtgctgcttggtctctcgacggatccaggttgctgtcacaactgagttgTAACACtaagctgtaacactgagctatgACACACTTTTCTGCAACAGGGGACAACCATAAAATGACATCCCATTCCCTTCCAGGTATTtcatgaggggggaaaaaaatcaggtttGGGGCAAAGGTTCTGGCAGCAAACAGAGCAACAAATGAGGCAACCCTTAGCTCCAGGGGGGAAAAGTTGATATAGAAGCCAGAACTGTAATGAAAACTTTCCCTAAAAAGGTGTCATACACAAAACACTCTAAAAGCAAAACTCTGACAGAAGCTGTGCCATGGATACCCTGAAAATGGGGGAAATGTGGTGGAGGAGACAGTTATGTATATTTTGGAAGCATTACTTGGTGTGTttaggcagggggtggggggagtcatAAATATTCTAGAAACATGGAAAGGACCACAGATAACCATGCAAGGACCTAGTGGTGGACGGAGGTAAAGTCCCAAAACGTTCTCAGGGATCAATGACAGTCAATTTCACATATTCTGTTGCACTGTTCATATAATAAAATATCCCTGTATGTGCAACTGTTTGGCAAATTATTACTGAATAGATCAAGCCAGAAAACATGAAACACACACCTGCTGTTGGCAAAAGCGGATGTGTAAAAGAGAGCGACGCCCACGGTGTCAAGCTCAGCGAACAAGCTGGTTAGAAAAAAACATCAGGCATAAttcaacccaatttttaaaaatatgtatgtatgtctgcAGGCACAGGGAAGACTGAAGGAGCTACAGCTCTACAGTGCTACTGATGTTTGTTTCTGACTAATGAAATTACAAGtgattttcatgttctttgtacttttttatatgcactgatttttttttttttttttgtagttagcATCTTTCCTTTTTAGAACCTTCCAAATTAAGACACTtgcattttggaaataaaagaggaaaaataaaaagattgaaaGCCACCAAGATGAAGAATCACAGccaaagaaaaatcacaattatGTGTGGAAACAGACCTCTACCTGCTCAGAGGTAGAGCCTGTGAATGAAGGCCTCCCACATATGTTAACAACCCAACACAGACAGGCTTGGATATGAGCCATGATGGTGACTATTTCACTAAACGCTGGGGGGTTCAAATTTTCACTCTGGTAACAAAAGGCTCACTTTCACACAAGGTTTACAATAGCAAGTGCCATTTACTTGCTTTAAAAAGAGGGTTTTAAACATGACCTTGCCTTCCTTCCTCTACTCCTTTTTCTTCTCACAGTCAGAGCTTCACAGGAAAGACAGCTCCTGCCCTAATAGTCTCCATTTCCTTGTCTAAGGATTATGCCAGCTgtatatatcctttttctttttaaacagccTATTACCAGGACATAATTATAGATCATTGGAGACGCAGCGTTTACTCTGCCTTTTCCACTGCTGGCCATATAGGATTCCTATAACTATCTTGTTTGGGTGTGTGAATGCTAGTATTGGGGCACACACACATGGATTTTAGGGAAAAGCTTGACCCTAAAATGCTGGCAACACCCTAGTGCACTGGGAACACATGCAATACTCCAGGACGGATGCAATAATCACAAGACGCAATCAGTCCAAAAGgagacaatgaaaacacaagatGGGCTGTCAAAGAGAAAGAGCAAAAGCCCCCTTCTTCTGTTCTTGATAAAAGCCCAATTTATTACTGGGTGTGATAGGGAGGACCAAAGATAACTGATCACTGTCTCCAGCTTGGGACCTTGGGTCCTGGCACTGTGCACTCACAGGAGGGTACACTGGTGGAGGAGAAGGTCTAGGGGAGCTCAGTTTGAGATATGCTGATTTTGAGATTCCTGTGGTACACCGAAGTGGAGATGTCTGGAAAGCAGCTGAATGTGAGGTCTGTAGCTCCAGATAATGGATGAGAAGTATCAAAATACAGTGGACACAGAACCCCTGGGGCTGGCTGAcgtcccaattacacagaatgcGAGAGAAGAGGATCTTGGGTGGAGCCCCAAAACTGAAAGGATGAGCAGAAGACAAAAATCCTACAAGGAAGACTGAGAAGGAACTGCAAACGTCCTTGGGCTCCTGTGAATGTTACTGTCAAAACATCTGAATTTTTCCAAACTGGAATACTTCAAATAGAGACCTTGAGATCATTTTGTTAATCTTCTCTAAGATTAATGTTATATTTGAAGACAAGATTTCTGGGGCTTTTTCCTAAAGAAATCCAAGACCAATAAACACGTGAAAAGCTGTTCACTCTCACTaattgaaatgcaaatcaaaagcatcAGATTGGACTTTGGAGGAAGGCACTGTTGTATGTTTATTAACTATATTTTTAGGGACTGACAGGGTATAATGAAACAGGCCCTCTCACCACTGCTGGCAGGACTAACTGGAGAGCAGTTTGGCCAAGACCATCAAGCATGATAAAAATCTTTTACATCCTTTGGCCCAGCACTCCTGCTTTTTGGATTAATTCATGCAGGTGATTACATTCATGTAAAGGATTTACATAAACACTTATGTTAAAGGATTCCTtctgcaacattatttataaaagaaattattttaaaatctgaatgtaTATATGGGAGTAATTAAATAATTGTGCTCCATCCATATGATGAAAGAGAAAGTCATCACTAAAAATCATGTTTGAATAATTAAATTCCTATGATGAGAAAATGTTCAGCATACAATAGTAAGTGAAGTACATGTGATAATTCCAGCTTATTACAAATACACACAAGAGTGTAAGAAAACACTCCAAAATAATAACAGTGGCTACCTGGTGATGACTGAATTACAGTcaacttttcactttcttctttatatatttctatattttctcaattttctatAATGCACATTgcaattttcataatttaaagtaaaaaatgttcCTGCTTTTATATTCTAATATTATATTCTAATATTTTCATTACTAAAAGCTCTTTTTATCTCAAAATACCTCCATTATCCTTAAGGACAGCTGTATAGATCTGAACTGGGAATTTTGATTCTAATTCTTAAATAATGTCGCCAGGATTTCCTATACTGCTATTTTCAAAACAGAGGGATAATGGATCAACACTGGAAGCTCCAACTAAACACTGGCACTTATGTCTCaccaagaaaaaatataaatcatagcCCTCTCAAGAACTGCAGAGGAAAACTTGTAATATTGATATAGGCTATTATTTGGATCTGAGACAGAAAAAGCCATGGAGGTTCTATGTTAACTGTCTTGAGCTAGT comes from the Camelus dromedarius isolate mCamDro1 chromosome 15, mCamDro1.pat, whole genome shotgun sequence genome and includes:
- the SEMA4F gene encoding semaphorin-4F isoform X1, coding for MTVSAARPRPDPGPAPVPPFPLLLLLLLLLLLLAVLSGPVSGRVPRSVPRTSLPISEADSYLTRFTIPQTYNYSVLLVDPASHTLYVGARDTIFALSLPFSGERPRRIDWIVPEAHRQNCSKKGKKEDECHNFVQILAIANASHLLTCGTFAFDPKCGVIDVSSFQEVERLESGRGKCPFEPAQRSAAVMAGGVLYTATVKNYLGTQSIISRAVGRAEDWIRTETLPSWLNAPAFAAAVALSPAEWGDEDGDDEIYFFFTEISRAFDSYEHFKVPRVARVCAGDLGGRKTLQQKWTTFLKADLLCPGPEHGQAASVLQDMAILRPVHGGGTPIFYGIFSSQWEGAAMSAVCAFRPQDIRTVLNGSFRELRHDCNRGLPVMDNDVPQPRPGECITNNMKLQQFSSSLFLPDRVLTFIRDHPLMDKPVFPADGRSLLVTTDTAYLRLVAHRVPSLSGKEYDVLYLGTGDGHLHRAVQIGAQLSVLEDLALFPEPQPVDSMKLYQNWLLIGSRTEVTQVNTTDCGRLQSCSECILAQDPVCAWSFRLDACVAHAGERGGLVQDIESADVSSLCPKEPGEHPVVFEVPVATAAHVVLPCSPGSAWASCVWHQPSGVTALTPRRDGLEVVISPGAMGAYACECQEGGAARVVAAYSLVWDSRQGPPSQAHTVGAGLAGFFLGALVASLTLLLIGRRQQRQRQRELLARDKVGLDLGVPPSGTTSYSQDPPSPSPEDERLPLALAKRGSGFGGFPPPFLLDPCPSPAHIRLTGAPLAACDETSI
- the SEMA4F gene encoding semaphorin-4F isoform X2, whose amino-acid sequence is MTVSAARPRPDPGPAPVPPFPLLLLLLLLLLLLAVLSGPVSGRVPRSVPRTSLPISEADSYLTRFTIPQTYNYSVLLVDPASHTLYVGARDTIFALSLPFSGERPRRIDWIVPEAHRQNCSKKGKKEDVSSFQEVERLESGRGKCPFEPAQRSAAVMAGGVLYTATVKNYLGTQSIISRAVGRAEDWIRTETLPSWLNAPAFAAAVALSPAEWGDEDGDDEIYFFFTEISRAFDSYEHFKVPRVARVCAGDLGGRKTLQQKWTTFLKADLLCPGPEHGQAASVLQDMAILRPVHGGGTPIFYGIFSSQWEGAAMSAVCAFRPQDIRTVLNGSFRELRHDCNRGLPVMDNDVPQPRPGECITNNMKLQQFSSSLFLPDRVLTFIRDHPLMDKPVFPADGRSLLVTTDTAYLRLVAHRVPSLSGKEYDVLYLGTGDGHLHRAVQIGAQLSVLEDLALFPEPQPVDSMKLYQNWLLIGSRTEVTQVNTTDCGRLQSCSECILAQDPVCAWSFRLDACVAHAGERGGLVQDIESADVSSLCPKEPGEHPVVFEVPVATAAHVVLPCSPGSAWASCVWHQPSGVTALTPRRDGLEVVISPGAMGAYACECQEGGAARVVAAYSLVWDSRQGPPSQAHTVGAGLAGFFLGALVASLTLLLIGRRQQRQRQRELLARDKVGLDLGVPPSGTTSYSQDPPSPSPEDERLPLALAKRGSGFGGFPPPFLLDPCPSPAHIRLTGAPLAACDETSI
- the SEMA4F gene encoding semaphorin-4F isoform X3; its protein translation is MTVSAARPRPDPGPAPVPPFPLLLLLLLLLLLLAVLSGPVSGRVPRSVPRTSLPISEADSYLTRFTIPQTYNYSVLLVDPASHTLYVGARDTIFALSLPFSGERPRRIDWIVPEAHRQNCSKKGKKEGDLGGRKTLQQKWTTFLKADLLCPGPEHGQAASVLQDMAILRPVHGGGTPIFYGIFSSQWEGAAMSAVCAFRPQDIRTVLNGSFRELRHDCNRGLPVMDNDVPQPRPGECITNNMKLQQFSSSLFLPDRVLTFIRDHPLMDKPVFPADGRSLLVTTDTAYLRLVAHRVPSLSGKEYDVLYLGTGDGHLHRAVQIGAQLSVLEDLALFPEPQPVDSMKLYQNWLLIGSRTEVTQVNTTDCGRLQSCSECILAQDPVCAWSFRLDACVAHAGERGGLVQDIESADVSSLCPKEPGEHPVVFEVPVATAAHVVLPCSPGSAWASCVWHQPSGVTALTPRRDGLEVVISPGAMGAYACECQEGGAARVVAAYSLVWDSRQGPPSQAHTVGAGLAGFFLGALVASLTLLLIGRRQQRQRQRELLARDKVGLDLGVPPSGTTSYSQDPPSPSPEDERLPLALAKRGSGFGGFPPPFLLDPCPSPAHIRLTGAPLAACDETSI